The following DNA comes from Spirochaetota bacterium.
CTTCATTCAATATTTGGTGAAAAAGCTCGAGAAGTGCGCGATACATCTCTTAGAGTACCTAATGGTGTGGAAGGAATAGTGATTGATGTGAAGCGTTTTTCTCGCGAGAACGGTGATGAGTTATCTGCTGGTGTGGAAGAGCTTGTTAAGGTATATATTGCTTCAAAACGAAAGATATCGGTAGGCGATAAGATGGCAGGGCGCCATGGCAACAAAGGTGTTATTTCAAAGATAGTTCCTGTGTATGATATGCCATATCTACCTGATGGCACACCTGTTGACATTGTTCTTAATCCGCTATCGGTACCATCTCGAATGAATTTGGGGCAGCTGCTGGAAACTGAATTGGGCTGGGCAGCAAAAGAACTTGGATTTATAGCCGAATGTCCAATTTTTGACAGCCCTGAGGAATCGGAAATACGGGAACTTTTGAAAAAAGCCGGATTGCCAGAGACATCAAAAACTATTTTATACAATGGTCAGACAGGTGAGCCATTTGAAAGTGAGGTTATGGTTGGCTATATTTACATGCTCAAACTGGCTCATATGGTTGATGATAAGATCCATGCACGTTCTACAGGCCCATACTCACTTGTTACACAGCAGCCATTAGGAGGTAAGGCACAGTTTGGCGGGCAGCGTTTGGGTGAGATGGAAGTGTGGGCACTTGAAGCATACGGTGCTGCCTATACATTACAGGAGCTTCTTACAGTGAAGTCTGACGATATGTTAGGACGTGCACGAATTTATGAAGCGATAGTGAAGGGGATTAATACAACATCCCCCGGTATTCCAGAATCATTCAATGTACTTGTGCAGGAATTGCGAGGCCTTGCACTGGATGTAAGAATTTATGATGAAAACGGCAATGAAATAAATCTCTCTGAATGGAGCGAAGGCTTCAGCAAACCAAAGAGAAAAATCAAGCTTGAAACGCTTGAGAATGAGTAATTTGTATGTTTTAAAAATTTAATGTAAGGTAAGAAGGTAATATGATGAGAGATTTTAATGATTTCAATTCTATTCAAATAAAATTAGCTTCACCAGATATGATCCGTGAGTGGTCATATGGTGAGGTGAAAAAACCTGAAACTATTAACTATCGTACATTAAAGCCTGAGCGAGATGGCCTTTTTTGTGAAAGGATATTTGGAACAACAAAAGAATGGGAATGTTACTGCGGTAAGTTTAAATCGATTAGATATAAGGGTGTTGTTTGTGATAGGTGTGGTGTGGAAGTCACCCATTACAAAGTGCGGCGTGAGCGTGGAGGACATATTGAATTAGCATGCCCAGTAGCACACATCTGGTATTACAGGTCAGTACCTTCAAGGATTGGATTGCTACTAAATTTGACAGTGAATGAATTAAAATCTATCCTTTATTACGAGAAATATGTGGTGATAGATCCTGGTGAATCTGATCTAAAGGAAAAAGATGTTATCGATGAGGATACCTATAACCACTATTATGAAACATACGGTGACGAATTTGTTGCGGATATGGGTGCAGCTGCCATTAAGGAAATGCTTCGCAGAATTGATCTTGATGGTGAAGCGCGTGAATTACGAAGTAAAATCGCCGGACAGGATAAGCTGAAAGTTGATAAAAAAGATATAAAGCGTCTTGAATTGATTGAGGCGTTTAGGGACTCAGGAAATCGCCCCGAATGGATGATACTGGATGTGATCCCTGTTATACCTCCAGAACTAAGGCCAATGGTTCAGCTGGATGGGGGCAGGTTTGCAACATCTGACTTGAATGACCTTTATCGACGAGTGATCAATAGAAATAACAGGCTTAAACGATTATTGCTATTGAGAGCACCTGATATTATAGTACGAAATGAAAAACGCATGCTACAGGAAGCAGTTGATGCTTTGTTTGATAACAGCAAACGCAAGCGTGCGGTTAAAGGCAAGGCTAACAGGCCTTTAAAATCCTTAAGTGATATGCTTAAGGGCAAGCAAGGGCGTTTCAGACAAAACCTTTTAGGAAAGCGAGTTGATTATTCAGGGCGATCAGTTATTGTTATTGGGCCTGAACTCAAGTTGCATCAGTGTGGATTGCCCAAAAAGATGGCTGTTGAGTTGTTTAAGCCATTCATAATGAAACGGCTTGTTGATAAAGGGTTTGTCCAAAATATAAAATCTGCTAAAAAGATGGTAGAAAATGAAAGGCCGGAAGTATGGGAAGTACTGGAAGAAGTAATTGCTGAACATCCGGTTCTCCTTAATCGTGCTCCTACATTGCACAGGTTAGGAATACAGGCATTTGAGCCTGTGCTTGTTGAAGGTAAGGCAATTAAGCTTCATCCTTTAGTGTGCCATGCGTATAATGCTGACTTTGATGGTGACCAGATGGCAGTTCATGTGCCACTATCTCCAAGAGCACAGATAGAATGCTGGACATTGATGCTTTCGGCAAACAATTTACTTAACCCTGCAAACGGACAGCCTATCGTCACTCCGACTCAGGATATTGTTTTAGGAATATATTATTTAACCTCAGAGTTAAAAAGCGACAGCGCACATCTCCCGTATTTTGGTTCAATGGATGAGGTATTGTATGCGCTGGAATTCAAGCAAATAAAATACAGAACCAGAATTAAGTATCTGATAAATGGTGAGTTTGTTGAAACAACACCAGGTAGATTAATATTCAATGAAAAACTTCCTGCAGGGTTCCCTTTTATAAACTATACCGTTAATGATAAGGAACTATCGAAAATTATTTCCAAAATATTCAGGGAATATGGTCCAACTGCAACAGTAAAGGTGCTTGATGATATAAAGGAATTAGGGTTTAAATACGCTACTTATTTTGGGCCAACTATCTCAACAAGTGACGTGAAGGTACCTCACTTGAAGGATGAGTTGATTAAAAAATCAAACGAGATGTTGGAGAAGATTGAAAATGAATACCGCAACGGGTATATAACCAATGAAGAGCGGTATAATCGTGTTATTGACCTGTGGACAAAAACAAATGAAGAAATTACCGAAGTTATGTTCAATACTATGGCGCAGGATGCAGATGGATTTAATCCCATTTACATTATGGCCCAGTCAGGTGCACGAGGCAGTAAACAGCAAATACGACAGCTTGCAGGTATGCGGGGCCTCATGGCAAAACCCAGTGGTGAAATTATTGATGTGCCTATTAAATCAAACTTCAAGGAAGGACTGACAGTACTTGAATATTTCATTTCTACCAATGGAGCACGAAAAGGACTTGCAGATACTGCGTTAAAAACTGCTGATGCCGGATATTTAACCCGAAGACTTGTCGATATTGCCCAGGATGTTGTTATTACTATGGATGATTGCGGTACATCAGTAGGAATCGATGTAGGTGCACTGAAAGAAGGTGATGAAGTTGTGGAATCTATTGGATCTAGGGTATTGGGCAGAACACTTTTGTATGATCTTTATCATCCAGTAACTAATGAGATTATTTGTAAGAGTGGTGAATTGATAACTGAGGAGATTGCAGAAAAGATAGATGAATTAGGACTTGAACGTATCACTATAAGGTCTGTATTGACATGTGAAGCTCGGCATGGAGTATGTGCACGCTGCTATGGCAGAAATTTAGCCACTTCACGTATGGTTGATATTGGTGAGGCAGTGGGAATCATTGCAGCACAATCTATTGGGCAGCCTGGGACACAGTTGACTATGCGAACATTCCACATTGGCGGAACTGCTTCCCATGTAGTTGAAGAAAGTGAAATCAGTTTTAATTATCCTGTCTATATAAAAGAAACAACATTTAAAACAGTAAAAACTGAGGATGAAAACGGTGAAAAGAAAACTATATCAGTACGCCGTGGATATATTGTTTTACAGAGATTACTGGAAGAAATCCCTATCAAGAGTGGTGAAGTGCTGGTAAATGATGGTGATAGAGTATATAGCGGAACTCCAATTGTAAAAAAATCTGATGGAACTTTATCTGTTACAACAAAATCAGGTGTAGTTAAGCTTGATAAATCAAAAATTTACATACTTGGCGAACCAAACATGATACCTGTCAACATTGGTTCTGTTATCTTTTTAAAACCGGATAAATTTTATTATGTCAATCCACAAACAGGAAAAACAGATGTACTTGTGAAGTTTGACCCGTGGAACGAACCAATTTTAACTGAAATAAATGGTAAGGTTAAGTTTATCGATATTGAAATTAATAAGAGCATGCGCGAGGAAATAGATCCGCAAACTCATCAGCTTAAAAGGATTATTGTTGAAGCAAAGACCGAAAAATTGCAGCCTGCTATAGAAGTATCTTCAGCTGACGAAACATTTAACTATTTGTTACCAAAAGGGGCACACCTGTTTGTTGAAGATGGACAAACAGTAAAGGCTGGTACTGTTATTGCTAAAATACCTAAGGAAGTTGAGAAGACAAAAGATATTACCGGTGGCTTGCCGCGTGTTGCAGAGCTATTTGAAGCACGTACTCCAAAGGATAAAGCTACCATTTCAGAAATTGACGGCCGTGTTAAAATTGGTGATACTGTCAAGAATAAACGCAAGATCATTGTAACTGGCGATGATGGTGAAACGCGTGAATATCAGATACCCGCTTCCAAGTACCTGCGTGTTCAGGATGGTGACTGGATAAATAAAGGCGATAAGATAGATGATGGTCCCATTGATCCCCATGACATTCTTGATATTAAGGGCCCGCGGGAGCTTGAAAAGTTCCTTGTGAATGAAATTCAGGAAGTATATCGATTGCAGGGTGTTCAGATAAATGATAAGCACATAGAAATAATTGTGCGCCAGATGCTTAGAAAGGTAGTAATTGAAGATCCAGGCGATACAAGTTTTGTTGTTGATCAGATTGTAGATAAGTTTGAATTTGATGATGAAAATATGCGTGTTGAAAAAGAAGGTGGTAAGGCAGCATCTGCAAAGCCAGTATTAATGGGTATAACAAAATCTGCTCTTAATACTGAATCATTTATATCTGCCGCATCATTCCAGGAAACGACACGCGTGTTAACAGAAGCTGCAATCAAAGGGAAGATTGACAAGCTCAGAGGGCTAAAAGAAAACGTTATTATTGGTCACCTGATACCAGCAGGTACTGGTGTACGTGAATACAATAAAATTAAGGTGTATCAAAAAGTTCCTGGTGACCTTGATGGCGTTTCAAAAGAAGCAGAGGAAGAAATCCCTGCAGAAAAGTAAAATTTCTTGACAATTCAATGTGTAAAATCGATTAATCACTTTCAATTAAAATTTTGAAAGTGATTAATTTAAATAACATAATGTTATAATATTGATACTATATAGTGAGGAGACAGAATGCCTACAATTAATCAGTTAATAAGGAAAGGGAGATCAGAGAAGGTTAAAAAATCAAAATCTCCAGCACTTAAAAGTTGTCCACAGAAGAGAGGAGTATGTACACGAGTGATGACTGTTACGCCAAAAAAACCAAATTCCGCATTGCGAAAGGTTGCTCGTGTCAGATTGACAAATGGAATAGAAGTAACAGCATATATTCCTGGAATAGGACATAATCTTCAGGAACACTCTGCAGTTCTTGTGAGGGGTGGTAGGGTAAAGGATTTGCCAGGTGTACGGTACCATATAATACGTGGTGCATTAGATGCTTTAGGTGTAAATGACCGCAAAAAAGGCAGATCAAAATATGGCACTAAGAGGCCAAAAGCATGATGTATAATAATTGGTATAGTGAGGTTTAATAATGGCACGAAGGCGTAGACCAGCAAAACGAACGATTTTACCAGATCCAAAATATGGCAATATAATTGTTTCAAAGTTTATTAATTGCATGATGTTAAAAGGGAAAAAGGGAGTTGCTGAACGGGCTTTTTATAAGGCATTAGATCTTATTGGACAGCGTACTCAAAAAGATCCTATTGAAGTATTTATCACTTCACTTGAAAACGTAAAGCCGCTTGTAGAGGTTAAATCACGTCGTGTAGGTGGTGCCACGTATCAGGTACCCGTAGAAATACGGCCTGAAAGGCGACAGGCACTGGCTATACGCTGGATTATTAACAATGCTCGAAGCAGGAATGAAAAGACTATGTTCCAGAAGCTTGCAGGTGAGCTGTTGGATGCATATAACAACACCGGCGCTTCAATAAAGAAAAAAGAAGATACCCATAAGATGGCAGAAGCTAACAAAGCCTTTGCACATTATAAGTGGTAATTAATATATACTTGTTGTGATATGGCTTTTTAATGTAAAAATACCAGGGACCCCCCCTGGTATTTGATGCTTTATTTTATAAAATCTTAATTTATTATCAGGATGTATGGGAAGAGAATTACCATTACACAGAACACGAAATATAGGCATAATGGCGCATATCGATGCGGGTAAAACCACATTGACCGAACGTATTCTCTATTATACCGGTAAAACCTATAAGATTGGTGAAGTTCACGACGGAACTGCTGAAATGGACTGGATGATTCAGGAAAAGGAGCGAGGTATCACCATTACTGCTGCAGCAACTACAACCTACTGGAAAAATACCCGTATTAATATTATCGATACACCTGGGCATGTTGATTTTACCGTTGAGGTTGAGCGAAGCCTGAGAGTACTTGACGGAGCTATCGCCGTATTTGATGCCGTTGCTGGTGTTGAGCCACAAAGTGAGACTGTATGGCGCCAGGCAACCCATTACAATGTTCCCAGAATATGTTTTGTAAATAAAATGGACCGTATTGGTGCTGATTTTGAAAATTGTCTTTCCATGATAAAAGAACGGCTATATTCTACTCCACTGCCCTTGCAGATCCCATATGGCAAGGAAGATGGATTTAAAGGTGTCATTGATATACTGCAGATGAAAGCGTTAGTGTGGACGGATCAGTTAGGCGAACATTATGATGTTATACCTATTCCAAAGGAATACCAGGATGAAGCATTGTATTACAGAGAACAACTGATTGAAATGGTAGCAGAATATGATGAACAAATGCTTGAAAAATATCTTGAAGGAGTAGAAATATCAGAAGCAGAATTAAAGCGGGCTATACGTAATGCAACGCTGAAAACTGCATTATTTCCGGTATTCTGTGGCAGTGCATTAAAGAATAAAGGTGTACAGCCGCTCATTGATGCTGTTGTTGATTACCTGCCTTCGCCAAAGGATATTCCTGCTATTAAAGGCCACGATGTGCACAATGAGAACAAACTTTTAGAGCGCCATCCCGAT
Coding sequences within:
- the rpoC gene encoding DNA-directed RNA polymerase subunit beta', which encodes MRDFNDFNSIQIKLASPDMIREWSYGEVKKPETINYRTLKPERDGLFCERIFGTTKEWECYCGKFKSIRYKGVVCDRCGVEVTHYKVRRERGGHIELACPVAHIWYYRSVPSRIGLLLNLTVNELKSILYYEKYVVIDPGESDLKEKDVIDEDTYNHYYETYGDEFVADMGAAAIKEMLRRIDLDGEARELRSKIAGQDKLKVDKKDIKRLELIEAFRDSGNRPEWMILDVIPVIPPELRPMVQLDGGRFATSDLNDLYRRVINRNNRLKRLLLLRAPDIIVRNEKRMLQEAVDALFDNSKRKRAVKGKANRPLKSLSDMLKGKQGRFRQNLLGKRVDYSGRSVIVIGPELKLHQCGLPKKMAVELFKPFIMKRLVDKGFVQNIKSAKKMVENERPEVWEVLEEVIAEHPVLLNRAPTLHRLGIQAFEPVLVEGKAIKLHPLVCHAYNADFDGDQMAVHVPLSPRAQIECWTLMLSANNLLNPANGQPIVTPTQDIVLGIYYLTSELKSDSAHLPYFGSMDEVLYALEFKQIKYRTRIKYLINGEFVETTPGRLIFNEKLPAGFPFINYTVNDKELSKIISKIFREYGPTATVKVLDDIKELGFKYATYFGPTISTSDVKVPHLKDELIKKSNEMLEKIENEYRNGYITNEERYNRVIDLWTKTNEEITEVMFNTMAQDADGFNPIYIMAQSGARGSKQQIRQLAGMRGLMAKPSGEIIDVPIKSNFKEGLTVLEYFISTNGARKGLADTALKTADAGYLTRRLVDIAQDVVITMDDCGTSVGIDVGALKEGDEVVESIGSRVLGRTLLYDLYHPVTNEIICKSGELITEEIAEKIDELGLERITIRSVLTCEARHGVCARCYGRNLATSRMVDIGEAVGIIAAQSIGQPGTQLTMRTFHIGGTASHVVEESEISFNYPVYIKETTFKTVKTEDENGEKKTISVRRGYIVLQRLLEEIPIKSGEVLVNDGDRVYSGTPIVKKSDGTLSVTTKSGVVKLDKSKIYILGEPNMIPVNIGSVIFLKPDKFYYVNPQTGKTDVLVKFDPWNEPILTEINGKVKFIDIEINKSMREEIDPQTHQLKRIIVEAKTEKLQPAIEVSSADETFNYLLPKGAHLFVEDGQTVKAGTVIAKIPKEVEKTKDITGGLPRVAELFEARTPKDKATISEIDGRVKIGDTVKNKRKIIVTGDDGETREYQIPASKYLRVQDGDWINKGDKIDDGPIDPHDILDIKGPRELEKFLVNEIQEVYRLQGVQINDKHIEIIVRQMLRKVVIEDPGDTSFVVDQIVDKFEFDDENMRVEKEGGKAASAKPVLMGITKSALNTESFISAASFQETTRVLTEAAIKGKIDKLRGLKENVIIGHLIPAGTGVREYNKIKVYQKVPGDLDGVSKEAEEEIPAEK
- the rpsL gene encoding 30S ribosomal protein S12 gives rise to the protein MPTINQLIRKGRSEKVKKSKSPALKSCPQKRGVCTRVMTVTPKKPNSALRKVARVRLTNGIEVTAYIPGIGHNLQEHSAVLVRGGRVKDLPGVRYHIIRGALDALGVNDRKKGRSKYGTKRPKA
- the rpsG gene encoding 30S ribosomal protein S7, which encodes MARRRRPAKRTILPDPKYGNIIVSKFINCMMLKGKKGVAERAFYKALDLIGQRTQKDPIEVFITSLENVKPLVEVKSRRVGGATYQVPVEIRPERRQALAIRWIINNARSRNEKTMFQKLAGELLDAYNNTGASIKKKEDTHKMAEANKAFAHYKW